The following coding sequences are from one Deltaproteobacteria bacterium window:
- a CDS encoding DUF1993 domain-containing protein, whose protein sequence is MTHNDAIRLFAKTLQNLERWMDKATEHAKAKSFEVDVLAQARLAPDQYAFVRQVQSACDQAKYAAAYLGGKQAPSHPDTEQTFAELRQRIQKCLSFLETVQAKDLAGAEERRVSPPWLGGRWLRGDDYLVHLALPNFFFHATMAYAILRHNGVELGKMDYIGSIPTREG, encoded by the coding sequence ATGACCCACAACGATGCCATCCGGTTGTTTGCCAAGACCCTGCAGAACCTCGAGCGGTGGATGGACAAGGCCACCGAGCACGCGAAGGCCAAATCCTTCGAGGTCGACGTGCTTGCCCAGGCTCGCCTGGCGCCGGACCAGTACGCGTTCGTCCGCCAGGTGCAGTCCGCCTGCGACCAGGCGAAGTACGCGGCCGCGTACCTCGGCGGCAAGCAGGCGCCGTCGCACCCGGACACCGAGCAGACGTTCGCCGAGCTGCGGCAGCGGATCCAGAAGTGTCTCAGCTTCCTCGAGACCGTCCAGGCGAAGGACCTGGCCGGAGCCGAGGAGCGGAGAGTGTCTCCGCCTTGGCTCGGCGGCCGGTGGCTTCGCGGCGACGACTACCTGGTGCACCTGGCGCTGCCGAACTTCTTCTTCCATGCGACGATGGCGTACGCGATCCTCCGCCACAACGGCGTTGAGCTCGGCAAGATGGACTACATCGGCTCGATTCCGACGAGGGAGGGCTGA